The following coding sequences are from one Methyloceanibacter stevinii window:
- a CDS encoding DUF488 domain-containing protein has protein sequence MPRPWNGPCRRRPRSTPSKRCRVSDNNGSKGERIGRSTGLHDQGQAGLRTPADSDGQRILVDWVWPHGLTKEQLHLHRWAKELAPSAALRKWFGHDAARWDAFCARYHRELDAHPEAVKELVAECLNGPVTLVFGARDVDHNRAVALERYLRSRRKLVPKHHAFPAGLLLMRTRALTRAP, from the coding sequence GTGCCACGACCTTGGAATGGACCGTGCCGTCGCCGCCCCCGTTCCACACCTTCCAAACGTTGCCGCGTATCCGATAACAATGGATCAAAAGGCGAGCGCATTGGGCGCAGCACGGGCCTTCACGATCAAGGTCAAGCGGGCCTACGAACGCCGGCGGACAGCGATGGACAGCGGATCCTCGTTGACTGGGTCTGGCCGCACGGCCTCACTAAGGAGCAACTCCACCTACATCGCTGGGCGAAGGAACTGGCCCCCAGCGCGGCGCTGAGAAAATGGTTTGGCCACGATGCCGCACGCTGGGATGCATTCTGTGCGCGCTATCATCGCGAACTTGATGCGCATCCGGAAGCGGTGAAAGAACTTGTGGCCGAATGCCTCAACGGGCCGGTGACTCTGGTCTTCGGTGCAAGGGATGTCGATCACAATCGGGCTGTGGCGCTCGAACGGTATCTCCGATCCCGCCGTAAGCTGGTTCCGAAGCATCACGCGTTCCCTGCCGGTCTACTGCTTATGCGTACTCGTGCTTTGACGAGAGCTCCGTGA
- a CDS encoding NnrS family protein — MNGAQHRGVFDTIFSQGFRPLFFGAGLGAAIAVAIWLSILRGDATLTTSFAPTRWHAHEMLFGAAAAALGGFVLTAIPNWTGRTPVRGTPLVVLVTAWLVGRIALATSAIVGNLQAAVLDLSFLAILFALVVREIVAARIWRHAPAIRPALATS, encoded by the coding sequence ATGAACGGTGCCCAACACCGTGGAGTGTTTGACACAATTTTCAGTCAGGGATTCAGGCCGCTTTTCTTCGGTGCAGGTCTCGGGGCAGCGATTGCCGTTGCGATCTGGCTCTCGATCCTTCGCGGAGACGCAACACTGACGACATCGTTCGCGCCGACCCGCTGGCATGCGCATGAGATGTTGTTCGGCGCTGCCGCCGCAGCCCTAGGTGGCTTCGTGTTGACTGCTATACCGAACTGGACAGGGCGCACGCCAGTGAGAGGTACGCCGCTCGTCGTTTTGGTTACAGCATGGTTGGTGGGCCGGATCGCCCTGGCGACATCGGCCATTGTCGGCAACCTGCAGGCTGCCGTCCTAGATCTCTCGTTTTTGGCGATCCTTTTTGCGCTGGTCGTACGCGAGATCGTCGCAGCCAGAATTTGGCGGCACGCGCCGGCCATCCGCCCAGCCCTCGCGACGTCATGA
- the ctaD gene encoding cytochrome c oxidase subunit I, with protein sequence MAQTEAQRTAHDDRPHGWRRWAFSTNHKDIGTMYLILAVVGGTIGGLMSMAMRAELMYPGLQIFVNPDAFNVIVTGHGLIMIFFAIMPAMIGGFGNWMVPLMLGAPDMAFPRMNNISFWLLPAAFTLLLASLFVPGAPGTEGAGTGWTAYAPLSTKGSPGIAMDFVILSIHLAGISSILGAINFITTIFNMRAPGMTFHKMPLYVWSILVTSFLLLLSVPVLAGGITMLLTDRNFGSAFFDSSHGGDPLLYQHLFWFFGHPEVYIMILGGFGIVSHVVSTFSRKPIFGYLGMVYALVAIGTVGFVVWAHHMFTSGLGPDTQAYFAFASMVIAVPTGIKIFSWVATMWGGSITLRTPLLWALGFIFLFTIGGVTGVVLANAGLDRSLHDTYYVVAHFHYVLSVGAVFAIFAGWYYWCPKMTGYMYSEALGKLHFWLMFLGANIAFFPMHFLGLAGMPRRIADYPDTFAGWNFVASIGAFMAFAGFLVFFVSVANTFWARRRAPANPWGVGATTLEWTVPSPPPFHTFQTLPRIR encoded by the coding sequence ATGGCACAAACCGAAGCTCAACGTACCGCACATGACGATCGGCCGCATGGCTGGAGACGTTGGGCCTTCTCGACGAACCACAAAGACATCGGCACGATGTATCTAATCCTCGCGGTCGTCGGCGGTACGATTGGTGGCCTCATGTCGATGGCGATGCGCGCAGAGCTCATGTATCCAGGTCTGCAGATCTTCGTCAATCCGGACGCATTCAACGTCATTGTGACGGGCCATGGACTGATCATGATCTTCTTCGCCATCATGCCAGCGATGATCGGTGGCTTCGGCAACTGGATGGTTCCGTTGATGCTGGGCGCACCCGACATGGCGTTCCCGCGCATGAACAATATTTCGTTCTGGCTTCTCCCGGCCGCGTTCACGCTCCTGTTGGCATCGCTCTTCGTGCCCGGCGCACCCGGAACTGAAGGGGCGGGAACGGGGTGGACTGCGTACGCGCCACTATCCACGAAGGGAAGTCCAGGAATTGCGATGGACTTCGTAATCCTCTCGATTCACCTGGCGGGAATCTCCTCCATCCTCGGGGCGATCAACTTCATTACGACCATCTTCAACATGCGCGCACCAGGCATGACTTTCCACAAGATGCCGCTCTATGTCTGGTCAATCCTGGTGACGTCGTTCCTGCTATTGTTGTCGGTTCCGGTCTTGGCTGGCGGAATCACGATGCTTCTGACCGATCGCAATTTCGGCTCCGCCTTCTTCGACTCGTCCCATGGCGGCGATCCTCTGCTGTACCAACACCTGTTCTGGTTCTTCGGTCACCCGGAGGTCTACATCATGATCCTCGGTGGCTTCGGGATCGTCAGCCACGTCGTTTCGACGTTCTCACGGAAACCCATCTTCGGCTATCTCGGCATGGTCTATGCGTTGGTCGCCATTGGGACTGTCGGATTTGTCGTCTGGGCGCACCATATGTTCACATCCGGTCTAGGCCCAGACACGCAAGCCTATTTCGCCTTTGCTTCGATGGTCATCGCCGTGCCCACCGGCATCAAGATCTTCTCTTGGGTCGCGACCATGTGGGGTGGATCGATAACCTTGCGTACGCCGTTGCTCTGGGCCCTTGGTTTCATCTTCTTGTTTACGATCGGGGGTGTGACGGGCGTCGTGTTGGCCAATGCGGGCCTCGATCGTTCGCTTCACGACACCTATTATGTGGTCGCGCATTTCCACTACGTCTTGTCGGTCGGCGCTGTCTTCGCGATCTTTGCCGGCTGGTATTACTGGTGTCCCAAGATGACGGGGTACATGTATTCCGAAGCCCTGGGGAAGCTACACTTCTGGCTGATGTTCCTCGGCGCGAACATCGCGTTCTTCCCGATGCATTTCCTCGGCCTTGCCGGCATGCCCCGGCGCATCGCCGATTATCCGGACACGTTCGCCGGATGGAACTTCGTGGCGTCGATTGGCGCCTTCATGGCCTTCGCCGGCTTTCTCGTCTTCTTCGTGAGCGTCGCAAACACGTTCTGGGCACGCCGCCGAGCACCGGCCAATCCGTGGGGCGTCGGTGCCACGACCTTGGAATGGACCGTGCCGTCGCCGCCCCCGTTCCACACCTTCCAAACGTTGCCGCGTATCCGATAA
- a CDS encoding peroxiredoxin gives MSLQLGQIAPDFEQESTEGPIHFHAWLGKSWGLLFSHPKNFTPVCTTELAEVARLKPEWEKRNVKTLGLSVDPLESHAEWAKDIAETQGHGLNFPLLADADKRVATLYDMIHPDSDPTVTVRAVFLIDPTKRIRLILIYPPAAGRNFAEIVRAIDSVQTGDRAKVATPVNWQPGEPVIISPALTNQQAKEHFPQGWRELKPYLRMVDLPD, from the coding sequence ATGTCTCTGCAACTCGGCCAGATTGCGCCGGACTTCGAGCAGGAAAGCACTGAAGGTCCGATCCACTTCCACGCGTGGTTGGGCAAGTCGTGGGGCCTGCTTTTCAGCCATCCCAAAAACTTCACGCCGGTCTGCACCACGGAGTTGGCCGAAGTCGCACGGCTGAAGCCGGAATGGGAGAAGCGCAACGTCAAGACGCTCGGGCTCTCAGTCGATCCGCTGGAGAGCCACGCCGAATGGGCGAAAGATATCGCCGAGACCCAGGGGCATGGCCTCAATTTTCCGTTGCTCGCGGACGCCGACAAGCGCGTGGCGACCCTCTACGACATGATCCATCCGGATTCTGATCCGACGGTCACGGTCAGAGCCGTCTTCCTGATCGATCCCACGAAGCGCATCCGTCTGATCCTGATCTATCCCCCGGCTGCGGGCCGAAACTTCGCTGAGATCGTGCGCGCTATCGACAGCGTGCAGACCGGCGACAGGGCCAAAGTCGCGACGCCCGTCAACTGGCAACCGGGCGAACCCGTCATCATCTCGCCGGCACTTACGAACCAGCAGGCCAAGGAACACTTCCCGCAAGGCTGGCGCGAACTAAAGCCCTATTTGCGCATGGTGGATTTGCCCGACTGA
- a CDS encoding group III truncated hemoglobin, with amino-acid sequence MDKAGGIGGDARKPRVTAEEVARLVDGFYAKVRRDPQLEYVIDSAIVGDWAGHLARMRAFWAAAISPQGDKYETLVGAHLRFDGMDRRLLTRWIALFDETCSELFDEPLAAAFSMKATRIAERLRGALAQERGGSLPRSMP; translated from the coding sequence ATGGATAAGGCCGGAGGCATTGGCGGCGACGCTCGGAAACCCCGCGTAACAGCGGAGGAGGTTGCCCGCCTCGTGGACGGGTTCTACGCGAAGGTGCGCAGAGACCCTCAACTCGAATACGTCATCGACAGTGCGATCGTCGGCGATTGGGCCGGCCACCTGGCCAGAATGCGCGCCTTCTGGGCTGCCGCGATTTCGCCCCAAGGCGACAAGTACGAGACGCTCGTCGGGGCGCATCTGCGCTTCGACGGCATGGATCGGAGGTTGCTAACGCGTTGGATCGCGCTCTTCGATGAGACCTGCAGTGAGCTGTTCGACGAGCCGTTGGCCGCAGCGTTCAGCATGAAGGCGACGCGTATCGCCGAGAGGCTGAGAGGAGCGCTCGCTCAGGAGCGTGGCGGATCTCTGCCGCGGAGTATGCCATGA
- the metB gene encoding cystathionine gamma-synthase, with product MSKSLNPETIAAGNGIALDESFGAVTPPIYLSSTFVFPGFAQSGPTTTRVPPILAAHFLRIRSRDEGGAGAVVTSSGMSAVDLLLSTLEPDTLIVAPHDCYGGTYRLLAARRDRGHFSVVFVDQGDDAALEAAFEQYPALVLIETPSNPLMRVVDIAQIAERAKSFGAKTAVDNTFLSPALQRPISLGADFVIHSTTKYLNGHSDVVGGAIVAADAADVETFATWANITGITGAPFDSYLTLRGLRTLFPRMERQQENAERIARFLDAHPQVAAVHYPGLPSHPGHAIAGRQQAGFGAMLSFELDGGVGAVRRFVESLSVFTLAESLGGIESLVAHPATMTHVGMGETARAAAGITDRLLRLSIGLEAADDLLADLEQAFDVARERVAAL from the coding sequence ATGTCGAAGAGTCTGAATCCTGAAACGATTGCTGCCGGTAACGGAATCGCGTTGGACGAATCCTTTGGGGCAGTCACGCCCCCGATCTATCTGTCGAGCACGTTCGTGTTTCCGGGGTTTGCGCAGAGCGGCCCTACGACTACTCGCGTACCGCCAATCCTAGCCGCGCACTTCTTGCGGATACGATCGCGCGACGAGGGCGGCGCGGGAGCAGTCGTAACGTCGTCGGGCATGTCGGCCGTCGACTTGCTCCTGTCCACACTGGAGCCCGACACGCTCATCGTTGCCCCGCATGATTGCTACGGCGGAACCTATCGGCTTCTGGCCGCGCGGCGGGACCGGGGCCATTTCTCGGTCGTGTTTGTCGACCAAGGAGACGACGCCGCGTTGGAAGCGGCCTTCGAGCAGTATCCCGCGCTGGTCTTGATCGAAACGCCTAGCAATCCGCTGATGCGTGTCGTCGACATCGCGCAGATCGCAGAACGTGCCAAGTCGTTCGGAGCGAAGACCGCTGTCGACAACACATTCCTGTCGCCTGCGCTTCAGCGGCCCATCTCGCTCGGCGCGGACTTCGTGATTCATTCCACGACAAAATACCTCAACGGTCATTCCGATGTCGTGGGCGGCGCCATCGTTGCCGCGGATGCCGCGGATGTGGAGACATTCGCGACTTGGGCCAACATTACCGGCATCACGGGCGCACCTTTCGATTCCTATCTGACCCTTCGCGGATTGCGGACGCTTTTTCCACGGATGGAGCGGCAGCAGGAGAATGCGGAACGTATCGCGCGGTTCTTGGACGCCCATCCTCAAGTTGCAGCGGTGCACTATCCCGGTCTTCCGTCGCATCCGGGCCATGCCATTGCTGGCCGCCAACAAGCCGGGTTCGGCGCCATGCTGAGTTTCGAACTCGATGGTGGCGTGGGAGCCGTGCGCCGCTTCGTGGAATCTCTGAGCGTTTTCACATTGGCCGAATCTCTCGGTGGGATAGAGAGTCTCGTCGCCCATCCGGCGACCATGACGCATGTAGGGATGGGCGAAACTGCAAGGGCCGCGGCGGGAATCACTGACAGACTTCTCCGGCTTTCGATCGGTCTCGAAGCGGCAGATGATCTTCTTGCGGATCTGGAACAGGCGTTTGACGTGGCGCGGGAGAGGGTGGCGGCTCTCTAA